The genomic interval CCACGGTCCGATAGGGTGGATCGATCATCTTTTCGCGCCCACTATCTTCCAGAGTTGGCCCGATTCAGCAACTCGCATCGGCATTCGAGGCGAAATGCGAACCGCCGGCGCCGCCGTAGTCCCGCAGCCGCGGGACGCAGACGGGCCTGCCGCGCCGTAGCGGCTTGCGGAGGCGGGTTCGACGTTGGACGTTCCCCTCCATGATTCGACGCGCGATTTATCCCGGCAGTTTCGACCCGGTGACGAACGGCCACCTCGATGTCATCGAGCGAGCCCGGAAACTTTTCGATGAAGTGATTGTTGCCGTGGCGCACAACGACCAGAAGAATCCGCTCTTCAACCTCCAGGAACGACTCGATCTTCTTCAGGCCACCGTCGGCAGACTAAAAAACGTGGAAATCGCGCCGCTCGATGGCTTGCTCGTCGATTTTGCCATGGCCCGGAAAGCCACCGCCGTCATCCGCGGCCTGCGCGCCATCTCGGATTTCGAATTTGAATTCCAGATGGCGTTGATGAATCGGAAGCTCAACGCGAAGGTCGAGACCATTTTTCTAATGCCGAAGGAGGAATACACCTATTTGAGCTCGCGGATTGTGAAGGAAATCGCGCGGCTGGGCGGAGACGTGAGCGGATTCGTGCCCCCGGCGGTCGCAAAGGTCCTCGGAGCGAAGCTATGAAAGTCCATCTCCGCCAAATCCAAGCCGACGGGCTTCATCTCGAGGGCGAGGAAGAATGCATCATTTCGGACCTCGCCGCGGAGGACGTAACTTGCACCGGGCCGCTGCGTTATTCACTCGACCTCGGAATCTCGGAAGGCTCGCTTTGGGTCACGGGAACCCTGACCCAGCCGGTCGAGCTGAAGTGCGTTCGTTGCCTGGAACCATTCCGCTACGACATTGAGGTGCACGCCTTTTCCATTCACCACGAGCTGACCGGGCCGGAAGTGGTCGATCTCGGGCCCTATATCCGCGAAGATATTCTGCTGAACCTGCCGGCGCACCCGCATTGCGATCGCGAAGGCGGGCGGAAATGTCCGGCGGCGACCGTGGCCGCGCCCGCCGCCGAGGAAGATGGCAAGCGGACGCCGGACTGGAGCGCGCTGGATAAGTTGAAGATCGAGAAGCGCTAAAATCGAGGATCGTTACCTCTATTCACTGATCACGATTCACGTTGTCTTTTTCCGATCTCGTGCTTTTGTTCCCGCTCACTTATGGGAGTTCCCAAACGCAAAACTTCGAAGATGCGGCTGCGGACGCGCAAGGCGTCGCATCGCTGGCAGGCCCCTCAGCTGAACAAATGCGCCCAATGCGGAAGCACCGTCGCGTCGCATACCGCCTGTCCTTCTTGCGGATACTACAAAGGTCGGCAAGTTCTCTCCGTGGGGGCGTAAATACGTCCCGTCATCTCGAGCGAAGCGAAAGGGAGTGGAGTCGAGGGACTCTGTTGCAGGTCGAACGACGATAACCGGGGCCCTTCGGCTCCGCTGGCGCCTCGCTCGAGATGAGGAACGCACCATTTTTGATTTTGCATTCACGACCTGAAATCCGCAAAATCCCGCTCCGATGAAAATCGCACTCGATGCCATGGGCGGCGATTTCGGGCCGCCCAATCTCGTAGCCGGTGCGGTCCTGGCCTTGAAGGAGTACCCGCACATCGACAAACTGTTCCTGGTCGGGGACACCCCGCAGATTGAAGCGGAACTCAAGAAACACGGCTGCAACGATCGCCGGATCGAGATTTTTCATGCCACCCAGGTTGTGGAGATGAGCGACAGCGCGGTGGACGCCGTCCGACGAAAAAAGGATTCGTCGGTCAGCCGCGCCGTCGATCTGGTGAAAAAAGGGGAGGCTGCGGCAATAGTGAGCGCGGGGCACACGGGAGCGGCCGTCGCCGCCACTGCGATCAAGCTCCGAACCCTGCCCGGGATCGATCGCCCCGGGATCGCGGCCCTTATTCCGACGGAAACCAATTTATTTGTCTTGATCGATGCCGGTGCGAACAGCGATGCGCGGGCGGAACATCTCGTCCAATACGCGATCATGGGCTCGGTCTATTCCAGGCATGTTCTCGGTTACAAGAACCCCCAGATCGGCCTCATGTCGATCGGCGGGGAAGACGTTAAGGGAAGCGAGCTGACCAAGGAAGTTTTCAAAATGTTGAAACGGAGCTCGCTGAATTTTCGCGGCAATGTGGAGGGCCACGGGCTTTTCGAAGACCCGGTCGAAGTGGTGGTTTGCGACGGATTCGTGGGCAACGTGATGCTGAAAACCTGCGAGTCGGTAGCGGACGCGGTTTTCAAATGGCTCAAGCACGAGCTCATGCGCACCAAAGTCCGAATGACGGGCGCTTATTTGGCGCGGGGCGCCTTTCGGGCGATCAAGAAGAAACTGAATTACGAAGAATACGGCGGGATGCCTTTGCTGGGAGTGAACGGCATTTGCATCATCGCCCACGGAGCGAGCACCCCGCTCGCAATCAAGAATGCGTTACGCGTCGCGGCCGAATCCATTGAACACCAGGTGAACCCACATATCGTGGAGGAAGTGGCCCGCTATCATGAAACGACAACCCCGCTCGAGCCCGCGCTCCGGTAAAACAAACCGGACGGTTTCGATCGTTGGTACCGGCAGCTACATGCCGGACAAGGTCCTCACCAACGCCGATCTGATGCAGATCGTCGACACGACCGATGAATGGATCACGACCCGGACCGGCATCAAGGAACGGCGGCTGGCGGGCAAGGACGAATTGACGAGCGACATGGCCACCAAGGCCGCCCTGAAAGCGCTCGAGCAGGGCAAAATCAAGCCGGAAGAGGTCGACCTGATCCTGGTCGCGACCGCGACGCCGGACATGCTGTTCCCGGCCACGGCCTGCTTCGTCCAGAAGAAGATCGGCGCGAAAAACGCCGCTTGCCTCGACATCTCGGCCGCCTGCGCGGGTTTCCTGTTCGGGATCGAGATTGCCCAGCAATTTATCACATCCCATACGCATGACACCGTGCTCGTGATCGGCGCGGAAAAGCTCAGCTCGATCACGAACTGGACCGACCGCAACACTTGTGTCCTTTTCGGCGACGGAGCGGGCGCCGCCGTCCTCCAGCACCGCGGTCGCGCCCATGGCGTGATCAGCACCCACATCGGCAGCGACGGGCAATTCACCGATATTTTGTTCATGCCCGGCGGCGGCTCGCGGTGCCCGATCACGGCCGAGAACGCTCACATGCACCTGGCCACCATCCACATGACCGGGAAGGAAGTTTACAAGCAGGCCGTCATTTCGATGCTGAACGCGTCGAAGAAGGCGCTCGAGCAAGCCGGCCTGACTACGGATGATATCGCGTGCGTCATTCCCCACCAGGCGAACCTCCGGATTATCGAAGCAATCGCGGACCGTCTCAAGATTCCGCTCGATCGCTTTTATGTGAATCTCGACAAGTACGGCAACACGTCCGCCGCAGCGGTGGCGATGGCGCTCGACGAAGCCAACCGCACCGGCCGCATCAAGCATGGCGATTACGTCCTGATGGTGGTGTTCGGCGGCGGCCTCACCTGGGCGAGCACGGTGGTCGAATGGTAGCCATTGCAGATTGCGGAAGTCAGATTGCAGATTGAACCTGCTGCCAATCTGAAATCTGCAATCTTCAGTCTGCAATGCTGATCGAGACCCACGCCCACCTCGACTACCCGGATTTCGCCCCGGACTTCGATGACGTCCTGCGGCGCGCAACGGAAGCGGGCGTGACGCGTATCATTACGATCGGGACTTCGCTCGAGAGCAGCCTGCGGGCGGTCGCGCTGGCGGACAAGTTTCCGAATGTCTTCGCGGTCATCGGCGTGCATCCGACTTACGTCGAGGAATCCGGGGATGACGTTATCACTCCGTTGCGCGAGCTGGCCAAGCATCCGCGGGTGGTCGCCCTGGGTGAGACCGGCTTGGATTATCATTCATTGCCGAGCCTCGAATTGGCCAAGGCGCAAAAGTCGACCCAGGTATTCTCAAAAGCGCTTCAGACGTCGACAGAGGATCTCCTTGAAG from Chthoniobacterales bacterium carries:
- the coaD gene encoding pantetheine-phosphate adenylyltransferase — encoded protein: MIRRAIYPGSFDPVTNGHLDVIERARKLFDEVIVAVAHNDQKNPLFNLQERLDLLQATVGRLKNVEIAPLDGLLVDFAMARKATAVIRGLRAISDFEFEFQMALMNRKLNAKVETIFLMPKEEYTYLSSRIVKEIARLGGDVSGFVPPAVAKVLGAKL
- a CDS encoding DUF177 domain-containing protein, which produces MKVHLRQIQADGLHLEGEEECIISDLAAEDVTCTGPLRYSLDLGISEGSLWVTGTLTQPVELKCVRCLEPFRYDIEVHAFSIHHELTGPEVVDLGPYIREDILLNLPAHPHCDREGGRKCPAATVAAPAAEEDGKRTPDWSALDKLKIEKR
- the rpmF gene encoding 50S ribosomal protein L32, with product MGVPKRKTSKMRLRTRKASHRWQAPQLNKCAQCGSTVASHTACPSCGYYKGRQVLSVGA
- the plsX gene encoding phosphate acyltransferase PlsX, whose protein sequence is MKIALDAMGGDFGPPNLVAGAVLALKEYPHIDKLFLVGDTPQIEAELKKHGCNDRRIEIFHATQVVEMSDSAVDAVRRKKDSSVSRAVDLVKKGEAAAIVSAGHTGAAVAATAIKLRTLPGIDRPGIAALIPTETNLFVLIDAGANSDARAEHLVQYAIMGSVYSRHVLGYKNPQIGLMSIGGEDVKGSELTKEVFKMLKRSSLNFRGNVEGHGLFEDPVEVVVCDGFVGNVMLKTCESVADAVFKWLKHELMRTKVRMTGAYLARGAFRAIKKKLNYEEYGGMPLLGVNGICIIAHGASTPLAIKNALRVAAESIEHQVNPHIVEEVARYHETTTPLEPALR
- a CDS encoding beta-ketoacyl-ACP synthase III; the encoded protein is MKRQPRSSPRSGKTNRTVSIVGTGSYMPDKVLTNADLMQIVDTTDEWITTRTGIKERRLAGKDELTSDMATKAALKALEQGKIKPEEVDLILVATATPDMLFPATACFVQKKIGAKNAACLDISAACAGFLFGIEIAQQFITSHTHDTVLVIGAEKLSSITNWTDRNTCVLFGDGAGAAVLQHRGRAHGVISTHIGSDGQFTDILFMPGGGSRCPITAENAHMHLATIHMTGKEVYKQAVISMLNASKKALEQAGLTTDDIACVIPHQANLRIIEAIADRLKIPLDRFYVNLDKYGNTSAAAVAMALDEANRTGRIKHGDYVLMVVFGGGLTWASTVVEW